Below is a genomic region from Granulicella sp. L56.
GAGATTGTCGATGGAGGTCTCACGTCGTTACTTGCTATTGATGATCAGGTTAAGCTCAAGGAAGTGGCACATGGCACTCGATATTTTCAAGCAAGGCTAGAACCGGTATTTCTCGATGACGAACCCACGGGGAGTATCCTGGTTCTTGCTGATTTCACCAGGAGACGGCTGGCCGAACATGCCGCGCTCATGAATGAACGACTCGCTGCAACGGGACGGATGGCACATACAATTGCCCATGAGATCAACAATCCTCTCGAAGCAATCACGAATCTTCTTTTCCTACTGGGAAATCCCCGGACAGGCCCAAAGGAGGCCGCGGAATATCTCTCGTCAGCGGAACAAGAGGTGGCACGTGTTTCGCGGATAGCTAAGCAAATTTTGACCTTTCATCGAGAGTCTGCATCTCCGATTTCGGTTGACCTCGGTAATCTCATGGAAGATGTTCTCGCTCTAAATAACCGCGCAATTGTCGAGAAGAACCTAGAAGTGTGTAAGGAATGGAGTTCGGGTATCTGCGTCGAGGCCTTCCCTGCACAACTTCGTCAGGTATTTTCAAACATCTTGCGTAATGCTATCGACGCGTCCAAAAGTGGAGACAAAATCCGCATCAGGATCTCCCGCTCCTTCCTGGGACACGATTTGGTCGAGAGGGGTGCGAGGGTGACTATAGCCGATAGTGGGATCGGTATTCCGACAGAAAATATTGCCCGCGTCTTTGACGCATTTTTTACGACTAAAGAACTGAAGGGAACAGGTGTCGGTTTGTGGCTGAGTTCCACGATCGTCCAGGAACACAGAGGACGAATTCAACTCAAAACTAGTGTCAGGCCGGACGGCAGTGGCACCTCCGTTTCAGTTCTCCTCCCGACAGAGCGACAGTCCGCTCCTGGCTACGGTAATGGCAGTGGGACGGGCGAACCGTAATAAGAGCGAAAAGGAGAGCAAACCAAAGCAAAATTGCTGAGGTTAATATCGGCAAATTCAAAGCCGCCGGATGGCAAGGAATAATGACAGATGGGCAACAAGAGCGCACCCATGCACTCAAGCTCATGGGCTGTGACAAATGATGTGTCCCGCTAAGTTAGTTTCGCGGAAATCACTAAGCTGGAGGGAACGTGCGAATGCTTCAGATGCGGGACCAAAACAGGAAGCGCACAATCTACGTGCAGTTCGAGCGCGATCAAGGTCCAAGGAGCTCGGCCAGGGCCGATGTTCATGCACTAGATTTGGCAGGATAAGAATTTCCCCTTGTTCAACGCCCAAGATCTAATAGTGCGACAGGCCTCGCAAGTTGAAGATGCCTAAAATCAAGGTCCAGCCATGCTTAATCCGTAAGAGGCTTTCTTCTATAAGACAGGCTATGAAATTGGGCTACTAGCAATCATAAGTCAGGGTTCCAAAGCTAAACGACATGGCGACGTGGACAGAATTAATCGGTCATGCGGAATGACGTTCTTTTGTCGATGATGAGGGACATTTGTGGCTCGAACAGAACTTCTCCAAACGGTCAAAAGGGCGAAGTTCGCGCGCGGAGGCCGCCAAGAAGTTCGACAAGCCGACTGAAGATAATTCCAAGTTCAAGACAGGATCTTTTTAGCATCAATTCGCAAGGACGGTCGTTTCCTTCACGGCAGCGAAACACATCTCTGAAAAAGAGGAAGGAAAGATTACTTCGCCCGTGTTAGGCCCGAAAGCCGACTGCGACACTCATCGACAAAGCTGAGAAGCAAATACCGGACCAACCCACGCTACTTCTTCTTTGGATTGTGGAAGCTCCACCGGACCGACCACGGCCTCATAATATTGCCAACTTGTTTGCCACCTTCCTGCCACAGAACGGGACCGGCTGGACAGGGGAAGCCGTCCCTGGATTCATCTGAGAGGTTGGCCGCCAAAATGAGTTGGCGATCCGACTGCGCGTTCCAGAAACGAATAACGACTGCTCCAGCTCCAATTACTTCAAACATTCCCGCATAACCTTCCATCTCCCGAACATGAGGGATTACCGACCTCTTTCTGACTTCAAGGATGCGTCGATACCATTCCAGCCACTCGGCGTGAACCTCTTCCGTCGATTGAGCCCAGTCAAGCTTTGCCGATTGAAATGTTGCTTCGGCATTGGGATCCGGTATCCTTTCTCGCTGTTGTGGATCTTGAAATTCCGGGAAGTTCGTAAACTCCTCTCTTCGACCATTTCGAACAAGCTTACCCAGTTCGCCCTCAAAATCACAAAAGAAAGGAAAGGGCTGAGAGCTGCCCCACTCCTCGCCCATGAAGAGCATCGGGGTTTGAGGAAGAAGAAGATAGATTGCAGCGATCGCATGCACGGCCTCCGGGGAGGCAATCGCGTTGATGCGTTCACCAAAAGCTCGGTTACCAATTTGATCGTGGTTCTGCATGAAGGCAACGAACGCATCGGGCGGCAGGTGGGCAGACGGCTCTCCTCTTGATGTATTGCGAGCCCGCATCACCTCACCCTGAAACGCGAACCCTTCGGCCAGAGCACGGCCGAGTTTCTCCGTATCGTTTTTGTAGTCTCCATAGTAGCCACTCGATTCGAGGGTCGCAGCAGTATGAAGGACGTGATGCATATCGTCGTTCCATTGCGCTGTAAATGAAGCGGGCTCGCCGCGCTCGTTCCGACTCAGTCGAGAGGCTTGATTGTCTTCGTTTTCGAGAAGCAAATGGACGGGACGGGGAAAAGCCGCGGCGCGAACTCGCTCTGCCAGCTCGTCCAAAATGTGCCTCGAGCTATCGTCTTTGATGGCATGCACAGCGTCCAAGCGCAGGCCGTCGAGGTTGAATTCTTCAATCCAATAGAGCGCATTGTGAATAATGAATTCGCGCACAGCTTCACTGCCGTCATTGTCATAATTCACGGCATCGCCCCAAGGCGTTTTGTGGCGATCGGTAAAGATCTGTGGGGCATACGAGGGAATGACATTCCCGTCAGGCCCGAAGTGGTTATAGACCACGTCCAATATAACCATCAGGCCGCGTAAGTGTGCAGCCTCAATCAAGGCCTTGAAGTCCTCTGGCCTTCCATAAGACGAATCGGGAGCATAGAGGAAAACCCCGTCATACCCCCAGTTCCGCTTGCCTGGAAAGTCTGCAACCGGCATGATCTCGATAGCAGTCACTCCGAGTTGTACCAGATGGTCGAGTTTTTCGATTGCAGCCAGAAATGTACCATCCTCTGTGAACGCGCCAATATGCAGCTCATAGAGGACAGCGTCAGACCAGGGGCGGCCTCGCCATGCCGAGTCCTGCCATCGATATGCTGTGGGACTAATTACTTCGCTTGGCCCGTGTACATCCCCCGGCTGAAAGCGTGAGGCCGGATCTGGCACTAGCGTTCCATCTGGAAGTAGGAATCGGTAAAGCGTTCCCTCGCCCGCTTCATGAGTGAGCTCGTACCAGCCTCCGGGCTCTGCCGAAAAGGGAATGGCTTGATCATGGCCTTCGACGCTTAAGGATAGGGATTCTACCGCAGGTGCCCACACTCGAAATCGAACCTTACCATCAGGCCGGATTTCTGCGCCAGCTGGCATGTGGTGAATACGTGTTGTATTTGAGTTCAACGATGACGAGGTTGACTCCTCGAATTCAAACGAGGAGATTGGTGGAGTTGAAGCCATAGCCCCTCCTTAACGATCTACATGACTGGCAAAATCTCTGACTTCCAATTCACTAATTTGGTTGGCTGCGCAACTGTAAGATTTGTGCCAGCCTACGAGCATCTTCATCGAAAGAGGCCAGCTAATCTGCTGCCGCATCGCTGAGCAGCTTCAACGATCTGCCGCCAATGATTATCTTGTCGGCCACGGTCATTTTTACAAACGGATCTTCCACGTTTTCCGTATCGATCACCTGAAGCCAAGGTCTTCCTGCAGGCGATGATGGAAGGGAGAATTCGACGCCATCCTGAGCCGCATTGACGACAAGGATGAAGCTGTCATCCTGAATGGGTACGCCTCCTTCGTCGACGGCCTGGAGCGTCTGGCCGTTAAGGAGGATCGCGATCGATCGGTTCCATGTCGTATTCCAAACCTCGTCCGAAACTTGGTTGCCATCGGTATTGAACCAGGCTATATCCTGCACGAGGATATTTTCTCCTTTTTTGCGAATCTCGCGGTCCTGAAAAAACTTACGACGATGAAGATTCGGGTGTGCAAGTCGAAAGTGAATGAGTTTGCCCGTAAAATCAAGCAGACGTTTGCGCGGCTCGTCGAGATTCCAGTCATGCCAGGTAAGTTCATTGTCCTGGCAGTAGCAGTTATTATTTCCGCACTGCGAACGGGCTATATCATCCCCCCCGTTCAACATGGGTACACCTTGCGAGAGCATGAGCGTGGCTAGGAAGTTGCGCATCTGACGCTCGCGTAAGCGATTTACGTCTTCATTGTCTGTCGGACCTTCTGCTCCCATATTCCAGGAGTCGTTATCGTTCGTGCCGTCCTTGTTGTCGTCCTTGTTCGCTTCATTGTGTTTCTCGTTGTAGCTGACGAGATCGGCGAGGGTGAATCCATCATGTGCGGTGAGAAAGTTAATGCTTGCGTATGGTTTGCGACCGTCGAACTGATACAGATCACTTGAGCCGGTCAGTCGATTGGCGAAGTCGGAAAGTTGGCCCGGATCACCCTTCCAAAAGCGGCGCATGGTATCGCGATATTTTCCATTCCATTCCGCCCAAAGAACAGGAAACTGCCCGACCTGATATCCGCCTTCGCCTACATCCCATGGTTCCGCGATCAGTTTCACATCCGCCAGCGTGGGATCCTGGTGAATGGTGTCAAAGAAAGACGAAAGCCGGCTCACATCGTGCAGCTCGCGGGCAAGCGTCGCGGCTAAGTCGAAACGAAAGCCGTCCACGTGCATCTCTGTCACCCAATAGCGTAGCGAGTCCATGAGCATCTTCAAAACCTGCGGATTGCGGACATTGAGGGTGTTTCCTGTGCCTGTGTAGTCCATGTAGTAGCGGGGATTGTCCTGCACCGACCTGTAGTAGGTGCTATTGCATATTCCCTTCCAACTCAACATGGGACCCATGTGATTGCCTTCACAGGTGTGGTTATAGACGACGTCGAGGATTACCTCGATTCCGGCAGCATGGAAGGTCTTTATCATTGCCTTAAATTCGTTGACTTGTCCGCCTGCATCGCCCGACGAACTGTATCGCGACATCGGAGCGAAATAGCCGAGAGTGTTATACCCCCAGTAGTCGGCCAGATCCTTTTCAACGAGGTGACCCTCGTCAATAAAGTGATGCACAGGCAGAAGCTCAACGGCCGTCACTCCAAGCTTCTTGAAATAATCGATGCTCGATGCATGGGCTAATCCTGCGTAGGTACCGCGAATCTCTTTGGGAACCGCTGGATTTTGTGTACTGAAGCCCTTGACGTGAACCTCGTAGATGACCGAATCAGCAAGTGAGGTCTCAGGAGGGCAGTCGTCGCCCCAGTCGAATCGGGTGTCGACCACAACGCTTTTCGGGACCCCATCCGCGCTGTCCTGAGTGTCCATCTTCAAATCGTCCCCAGAAAGCACATCGTATGGGAATATGGGTGCCTTCCAGTTGACCTTTCCCGAGATTGCTTTGGCGTATGGATCGAGAAGCAGCTTGTTGCGGTTGAAGCGATGGCCTTTTTCTGGCTCCCATGAACCATCGATCCTGTAACCGTAAAGTTGGCCCGGCTCGATTCCGCGAACGAAGCCATGCCAAACGAACGCAGTTCGCTCCCGCAGAGGAATGCAATCGATCTGTTTACCTTTGACGTCGAAGAGACACAGGTCGACTCGCGTGGCATCTTGCGAAAAAATCGCAAAGTTTGTTCCCTTGCTTGAGACGGTAGCGCCTAGTGGATAAGGACGACCAGGAAGGAGTGTGTAACCCATATGCCCTCGGATGTAGATTGCGAATTATTTGAAAGCGTGTTGCGAAGTGAAAAGTCAAGTTTCAGAAAGCCGCATGCCGCATGCGGCGAACGCCCATGTCCTAATTTGACGTTGCCAGTGAGGACTCTCTTTCTCCAACTACGGATGCAAGGGTGAGAGTGCTAATCTTTATTTGTTGATCCTGCTACCTGAAGATCATTCGTCACCTTGAAAACGCCAAATACGGAATTGGCGCGAATGTTCGCAGCATCTTTGTCGGCTTTGTTGTCGACCACTCCATATAAGGTGACATTTCCGTTCTGAACAGAGATACGAATCGGCTTCGCGGGGTCCATGGCGTATTTATTGAGCGAAGGAAACCCATAGATGCTTCGGAATACCTGGAGTCTGATGCGATCGTCCATAGGCGAGAGGGGGTCAACCTGAATCTCATTGATTACATCTTTTACCCCCGGCGTATTGGCCGCTACGGCTGCCGCCGAATCAGCGTCCACTGGGCCGTAAGCATGCCCGGTCAGTGTCACGGCTCCGTTCTGAACATTTACAGCGATGGCATTGAAGGGCGTAGTTCCGTAACCGACCCGATCGTAAGAAATAGCTTTCACTAACTTCTGTTCCAATTCGCCGTCGGGGATTTGCGGTCCAGCTACCTCAATGTTGTTCCGTACCGCTTGGACTCCCTTGATGCGATGAACACGCCTGTCAGCTTCTTCTTTGAGATCGAACACTTCTACGGTGCCCGTCAGTGTGGCAACGCCATCGTTGAGGGACACGTGGATATTCTTCAGTTTCGACTTGTTCAAGGCTTTATTGATAATTTCACTTTGTAGAGTCGCATCGCTTTGGGAAGATTGGGCCACCGCCGCGACCGAAGCGAAGATAGATCCCGCAAGCAATAGAACAAAAGGCAAGTGGGTGATGAACTTCGTCTTTGTTATTCGCATTGGTTTGATTCTCCTGGATTGTTTCTCGAACCTTCGACCATTTACGCGTCGAACGTGCGCAAAGGTTATGACTTCGGCATCGCCTCTTTAGATGTATGTGAGACAAAGAATAATCGACGACACTTCTGTCGGATTGCAGACGTTGCTTAATGTGGGGCTGAACACGGCAAGCGAACCCATGGTGCCTCGGATTCATCACGAGCAAAAACGATTGAGAGGCAAGCAATTACGCGTGAAGGCCGATAGCAGGAAAACTGACGCGAGGCCGGCGAATCAAGTGCAGGCACCGACCGCAACTATTGCGAGACGGTATATCTTGGGAATGATCATCACGTTTCGTGATCGAGGGCGCGGTTCGAGAGCGAAGTAACCTATAGCGGGGTCCGACCTCCGGTCGCACCATATATCTCACCCGAAACATAGCTCGCGTCGGCAGAAGCGAGGAATACGAATAGCTTCGCCAATTCGATTGGCTGGGCAGGCCGCTTGAACAAGGTATTTTCACCAAATGATTTCACCTTCGCGGCGGGCATCGTTGAAGGGATGAGCGGAGTCCATACTGGCCCCGGCGCCACGGCATTAACGCGAACTCCTCGCTTGGCAGCAAGTTTGGCCAGACTCTTGGTCATGTTCGCAATCGCCGCCTTTGTAGCGGCATAGGCGACCAGTTGCTCTCCGGGCTCAAATGCTTGAATGGACGTTGTGTTGATAATCGAGGCGCCTGGCTTCATTTTAGGTAATGCTGCCTGGGTGAGGAAGAATGTGCCAAAGACATTTGTCCGAAAGGTATGCTCGAATTCTTCGGCCGGAATCTCTTCGATGCTGTCATGAGTCATCTGAAACCCGGCATTGTTCACGAGAATGTCCAGATGGCCAAATTCCTTGATTGCGGCGGCAACCAGAGCCCTTGCGTAGTCGATCGAACCTATATCTCCGGGGAGGCGAACTGCCTTTCTTCCCATCTCATGAATCACAATAGAAACCTCGAGCGCATCCTTTTCTTCCTCCGGCAGGTAAGAGAGCACGACGTCCGCACCTTCTTTTGCGAACGCAATTGCTGTCGCACGGCCGATGCCACTGTCTGCGCCTGTAATGATCGCAGCCTGTCCCGCCAGCCTCCCCGTTCCGATATAGCTGTTTTCGCCGTGATCCGCCGGTGGATTCAACCATTTAACAGATCCGGGGTGGTCTTGTTTTTGATCGGGAAACGGAGGCTTCGGCCCCTCATCGCGGGGATCAGGATTCGTAGACATATTTTCTCCAGACAGTAGGCAGCTGTTAGAGGCGGCGGAGGTTGGAAAAGGTAGCTCAGTCCCCCTCAGATCGGAATGTGCGATGACCGTCTCACTCAATTTCATTCCAGTTCATGCAAGTGTGAGTTGCATGCATGAGGGACGAATAGGTTCATATGACCAAGTCACCACTTTATGGCTGGCCTCCGCCACCACCAGCGCCATAGATATTTCCGGTGGTGTAGCTGGCGTCGTTCGCTGCCAGCTGCACATAGATGCTGGCCAGCTCGGCTGGTTGTCCCGCACGGCGTAACGGATAGGTTTCGCCGAAGTGAATCAAGTGATCCTGAGTGGCTCCGCCTGAGACCTGCAGAGGCGTCCAGATGGGTCCGGGAGCAACACCATTCACACGAATCCCCTTAGGACCGAACTGCTTGGCTAGGGATTTCACGTAGTTCATGGTCGCAGCCTTGGTTTGAGCGTAGTCATACAGATTGCCTGCAGGATCGTAGGCTTGCTCGGAGGTTGTGGCAATGATGCACGAGCCCGGTTGCAGGTGTGGGAGTGCTGCCTTGATGATCCAGAAGGGAGCATAGATATTGGTCTTCATAGTAGCATCGAAGGCTTCTGTCGTAAGCTGAAGAAGATCTTCGCATTGTTGCTGGCGGCCAGCGTTAGACACTAGGATGTCTAGCCCACCAAGTGCGGCGATGGCCTTGGTCACGAGCGCTTTGCAATAGCCCTCTTCGCGGAGATCACCCGGTATTGGAATTGCTTTGCGGCCCTCGGCTTTGATTAATTGGATCACCTCGCGAGCATCCGGCTCCTCGCTGGGGAAATAGCTGATGACAACATCAGCACCTTCCCTCGCATAAGCAATAGCAGCAGCGCGTCCCATACCGAGTCTCCGCCTGTTATAAGGGCTTTGCGTCCCATGAGCCGACCCGACCCTTTGTAGCTCGTCTCGCCGTGGTCCGGACGAGGATTCATCTTACCGGCGAGGCCTGGCCATGGTTGAGATTGTCCCGGATAGGGTGGCTTTGGGTATTTCGATGTGAGGTCGACAAAGGGCGCTGTAGTATTAGCGTTAGCTGTCTGAGCCTGCGCATTTGGAATTGCGGACGTGATTGCCGCTCCCGCAATGCCCGCACCCAGATGCGTGACGAGATCGCGGCGTGAAATTGGGTTTTCAGGACTCATTCAATATCTCCATGTATCGACGAAAGTGCAACGTCACTACCTATGCTGCGGTTTCCGCCCATGGATCGATCACGATCTTGGTCACATTTTCTTTCTTGTCTCGCCACACCTTGTACATTTCGGGTGCCTGCTCAAGTGTGATGCGGTGGGAGATGATGTAACTCGGATCGATCTGTCCTTTCTCAATTCGCTCAAGCAACGGCTTCATGTAGTTATGCATGTTGGTCTGACCCATCTTCATGGTGATGCCTTTGCCAAAGGCCGCCCCGAACGGCACTTTATCGAGAAGGCCACCATATACTCCAGGCACTGACAGCGTGCCGCCCTTACGTACAGCCTGAATAGCTTGTCGAAGTACGCTCGGTCGGTCTGTCTCCATCAACAGAGCCACTTTGACCTTGTCGTAGGTTCCTTGAAGCTGAGCCGAATGGGCTTCGAGGCCCACAGCGTCGATGCAGGCATCCGGGCCAATTCCGCCGGTCAGATCCTTGAGCGCAGTTAAGACACTGACATCCTCTTCGGAGTAGTCGACCGTAATTGCGCCAAGACTTCGCGCCATCGCGAGTCGTTCCGGCAGGCGATCGATCGCAACCACCCTTGCGGCGCCCAGCATAAATGCGCTGGCGATTGCGAACTGCCCCACTGGGCCACAACCCCAGACGGCAATGGTATCGCCAGGTTGGATCTGGGCATTCTCCGCCGCCATATAGCCAGTCGGGAAGATATCGGAGAGGAATAAGACCTTCTCATCGGGAAGATCGCTCTCAATCTTCAATGGCCCCACGTTCGCGAATGGAACACGCGCGTATTGTGCCTGGCCGCCGGCATAGCCTCCCATCATATGGGAGTAGCCGAAGAGTCCCGAGCCGGAATATCCATAAGCCGCTTCCATCAGGTGGGCATTCGGATTGCTGTTGTCGCAGGCAGCCCAGATCTTCTTCTTACAGAAGAGACAGTTGCCGCAGGCAATAGTGAAGGGCACAACTACTCTATCTCCTCGATGTAGGTTGGTGACATCTTTCCCCACTTCTTCGACGAGACCCATGAACTCGTGGCCCAGTATGTCTCCTGATTCCATCGTAGGAATGAACCCATCGTAGAGATGCAGGTCGGAGCCGCAGATGGCGGTCCGCGTAATTTTGATTATCGCGTCATGCGGATTCAAGAGCTGAGGATCAGCCACGGTAAGAGTCTCCACTTTGCTTTTTCCCATCCAACAAACAGCCTTCATAAATCCCCCCAATTTTGGTAATCAGAAATGAATAGGTCTAGCTCGCGATTCGATTTGAACCTGGAGGCGTTGGGACTGTCTCCCCATAGGTCGATGCCTTCATCTTTCCTATTAGGCCGCGGTCTTCATGGGGCTGCCCCTGATTCCTTGGAATTTCGCCGGTCTCAGCGAGAGCCTTGAAATGCCGAAGATTCTCAATCACGGCTTGTTTCGGATTGCGGCCTACAAAGGTCTCCCAGACGCTAGCCAGTTTTCCCATGCGGAATTCCTGAAGCACAGTTACTATGGTGCCCCGGCCACCGGGAGCGTCCTCAAAGATGACCTCCCCGGCATTGTCCGAGTCGCCGCCAATGGACCGCCATGCGATCCGCTTACCCGGTTCGTCTGCCAGGACTTCGGAATCCCATTCAATTGTTTTGTCGTCCGCCTTCATGACCCAATGCGATGTTCTGTCACCGGTTATGACAACCTGCGTGATCTGTTCTTGCCAGGACGGCGCGTCTTCAACGTTGCGCCACTTTGTATACAAGCTTTTCGGGTCCGCTTGAATCAGCGCGGACGTTCTTACCCAGAGCTTGCCATCTTTGTCTTCTGGCGGCGGCACGTAGCGTCCCTCAATAATCATGCCGGCGGCTCCGGTGACGGGCAACTCTTCCGCATACGGCTTTTCCTTCAGTGCATGGGACATCGCGATCTCCTTTGCGTATCCGTGCAACACAGTCTTTGGATTCGTCTCGGGCTTGCTCGCAGACGTACTGACATAGACGCATAAATGCTCGGTCGCGTGGTCTGGTATTAAAGGATCAGAGGCCCGTCTATGACTGGCCTCTGATGTGGTCTGGTTTTGGTGTTGTTACTTCTCGGAGTTAGGCTTTGCCATCTTCTCGTGCATAGCGCCCTTGACGTTTCCGGGTGTCAAATTGGCGAGCGCCCCTTCTAACTTTGTCTTAAGCGATGCCGCATAGACGTGGTCTTTGCCCGCTAGCAGCGCATCGATACCCTGGCGAGCTACATCGTCCGGTTGGCTCTCGGACTTCCCCTTCTGTCCAACTTCTGTGTCATCCATACCCGCGCGATGAAAGAAATCGGTGTCGGTGGGACCCGGTTGGAGTGCGGTGACAGTGATGCCGGAGTCTTTCAGCTCATATCGAAGGCTATGGGCAAAGGACAAAACAAATGCTTTGGTCGCAGCATAAACGGCTTCCCGCGGCGCAACCATCTCACCTGCAATCGAAGCCGTGAATAAAATGTTCCCGGCACCAAGCTCTGTCATCTGGCGTACGACGTGCTTCGCCAGTTGAACCGTGCCGGCGCAATTGAGTTCCACCATATTGAGTTCGGCATCGAGAGCTGTCTCGTTGAAAAGACCGCCCACGCCAACTCCTGCGTTGATACAGGCAATGTCGAGTGGACGACCGAGTGATTGCACTTGTGCCCACAGCTGATCTATCCCTTCCCTGGTTGCCAGATCAGCATTCACTTCAACGACCTGATGTCCGCGGCTCCGAATGTCCTCTGCCGCTCCGGCCAGCCTATCCCCAGCAGAAGCAATGACGACGTCATAGCCGCTGTTTGCCAACTCCTTTGCTAACTCGAGACCGATTCCGCTCGATGCACCTGTAACTAAAGCCAACTTGTCATCCATAACATCTGCTCCTGCCGCTCATATGCGTGCGATCATTCCACGCAGTCTGATGCAGGCGCATCCTGAGAGGATTGTCTGAGGCAAGCAGGGTCGTCAGGAAGGAAGCGATTCGCTAGAGCCGGCTTCGTCCTCGTCCAAAGAGCAGGTAGATGACTACCAACGCAAGAATGAGACTGATGCCGCCGCCACCGTAGTAGCCGATTCCGGGACCCATGTAGTAGCCGCCACCGCCGAAGAGAAGTAACAAGATGATGAGAATCACTATGAGAGGCATGGGCGAAAGTCTAGCACGGGTCGTCGAAACATAGCGATGTGTCCTGTGATGGATCCTCGACATGGCGTCTCTATAGGTCTTTTTCTCTGTAGCGAGGAATTGGCATCGTAGTTAAAGTACGCAGCACGCAAACTCAGACAGAGGTTTTTAGCTATGTATCATCACGTCAAAAAGTTGATGTATACCGTCAACATCGGGGAGCCGGACGTCCGGTTCGGCAACATGTTGCTTGAGCAATTTGGCGGCGCCAACGGGGAGTTAGCCGCGGCAATGCAATACACGATCCAGGGATGGAACTGCGTCGACGATCTCGGCCGCCGTGACCTCTTGCTCGACATCGGGACTGAAGAACTCAGTCATCTTGAAGTCGTGGGGGCTTTGATTCGGATGCATCTCAAGCCGCTCAAGACGGATCGCGAAGCTGCGGAAGCAGATCCCTTGGTCACGATTGCTGGGGGAGGCGGGGTGAACCTATTTGACTCCATGGGAAACGCATGGACCGCAATTATCTCAAGATCACTGGTGAACTGGACGTCGACCTTCGGAGCAACATCGCGGCTGAAGCGCGGGCAAAGATCGTGTACGAGCGCTTGATCGATCACACTGACGATCCCGGGTCCATCGATACCCTCCAATTCTTGATGACCCGAGAGATTACTCACATGAAGGCGTTCCAGGCTGCATTAGACAGCATGGAGAAACAGCCATTCTCCATCGGGATGCTGAAGCCCACCCCGGGCATTGTGGATGAATACTTCAATGGATCTACCGGCGATGGTCCTGAGGGCGACAGCGATATGCGTGGGCCGTGGACGTCATCCTTTGGCCTCCATCCTGTCGAATCTCAAATCGTAGGAGGGAAGGGTCTTTCCGTCGGCGATATCAATGGAAAGATTGCAGGGGAGGATCGCGGGAATCAGGACGCAGCTCAGAAGGCCGCAACTTCCCCTGGCAACGAAGCGATTGGTAAGGCAAAAGCCGCTAAAGGAGCGGACGCAAAGGATACCTCTCCGAAGAAACACTCTTGATCTGTCAAGAGTTTAGTCAAGGACGAAACGATGAGCGCCGCTATAGCAGTACCCTACATGGAAAAGCCCTCTTCAACTTCGAAGAGGGCCAGTCAAGTCCATGTACTGCTATAGCTTCTTCTTAAGGTCGTATGCCATATTTTTGTGCGCCGCCACAGCAGTCTTGCCTTTAAGCACCGCAGTACGAAACTTTACATCCTTCGTATCCTTAGCTTCAGTTGTAAATGCGCTGAGCGCTTTGGAGTGGTCTGTCACCATTTGGCTCATGTATTCCTTGTCGAAGTCAGCGCCTGAGAGTCCGTTGAGCTTATCCAGCT
It encodes:
- a CDS encoding zinc-dependent alcohol dehydrogenase — its product is MADPQLLNPHDAIIKITRTAICGSDLHLYDGFIPTMESGDILGHEFMGLVEEVGKDVTNLHRGDRVVVPFTIACGNCLFCKKKIWAACDNSNPNAHLMEAAYGYSGSGLFGYSHMMGGYAGGQAQYARVPFANVGPLKIESDLPDEKVLFLSDIFPTGYMAAENAQIQPGDTIAVWGCGPVGQFAIASAFMLGAARVVAIDRLPERLAMARSLGAITVDYSEEDVSVLTALKDLTGGIGPDACIDAVGLEAHSAQLQGTYDKVKVALLMETDRPSVLRQAIQAVRKGGTLSVPGVYGGLLDKVPFGAAFGKGITMKMGQTNMHNYMKPLLERIEKGQIDPSYIISHRITLEQAPEMYKVWRDKKENVTKIVIDPWAETAA
- a CDS encoding SDR family oxidoreductase; protein product: MSETVIAHSDLRGTELPFPTSAASNSCLLSGENMSTNPDPRDEGPKPPFPDQKQDHPGSVKWLNPPADHGENSYIGTGRLAGQAAIITGADSGIGRATAIAFAKEGADVVLSYLPEEEKDALEVSIVIHEMGRKAVRLPGDIGSIDYARALVAAAIKEFGHLDILVNNAGFQMTHDSIEEIPAEEFEHTFRTNVFGTFFLTQAALPKMKPGASIINTTSIQAFEPGEQLVAYAATKAAIANMTKSLAKLAAKRGVRVNAVAPGPVWTPLIPSTMPAAKVKSFGENTLFKRPAQPIELAKLFVFLASADASYVSGEIYGATGGRTPL
- a CDS encoding SDR family oxidoreductase, producing MGRAAAIAYAREGADVVISYFPSEEPDAREVIQLIKAEGRKAIPIPGDLREEGYCKALVTKAIAALGGLDILVSNAGRQQQCEDLLQLTTEAFDATMKTNIYAPFWIIKAALPHLQPGSCIIATTSEQAYDPAGNLYDYAQTKAATMNYVKSLAKQFGPKGIRVNGVAPGPIWTPLQVSGGATQDHLIHFGETYPLRRAGQPAELASIYVQLAANDASYTTGNIYGAGGGGGQP
- a CDS encoding SRPBCC family protein, which codes for MSHALKEKPYAEELPVTGAAGMIIEGRYVPPPEDKDGKLWVRTSALIQADPKSLYTKWRNVEDAPSWQEQITQVVITGDRTSHWVMKADDKTIEWDSEVLADEPGKRIAWRSIGGDSDNAGEVIFEDAPGGRGTIVTVLQEFRMGKLASVWETFVGRNPKQAVIENLRHFKALAETGEIPRNQGQPHEDRGLIGKMKASTYGETVPTPPGSNRIAS
- a CDS encoding SDR family oxidoreductase, with the protein product MDDKLALVTGASSGIGLELAKELANSGYDVVIASAGDRLAGAAEDIRSRGHQVVEVNADLATREGIDQLWAQVQSLGRPLDIACINAGVGVGGLFNETALDAELNMVELNCAGTVQLAKHVVRQMTELGAGNILFTASIAGEMVAPREAVYAATKAFVLSFAHSLRYELKDSGITVTALQPGPTDTDFFHRAGMDDTEVGQKGKSESQPDDVARQGIDALLAGKDHVYAASLKTKLEGALANLTPGNVKGAMHEKMAKPNSEK
- a CDS encoding DUF3309 domain-containing protein; this translates as MPLIVILIILLLLFGGGGYYMGPGIGYYGGGGISLILALVVIYLLFGRGRSRL
- a CDS encoding twin-arginine translocation signal domain-containing protein; this translates as MSPENPISRRDLVTHLGAGIAGAAITSAIPNAQAQTANANTTAPFVDLTSKYPKPPYPGQSQPWPGLAGKMNPRPDHGETSYKGSGRLMGRKALITGGDSVWDALLLLLMRGKVLMLSSAISPARSRMLAR